The window GGAGCATAATCTATCGCTGAGGTGCTATAAGGTCCAAGGTCTGTCCAAGGACCAGCATTCGTAGCCGAACTCTGCCATTTATAATTCTTTACTGTTTCTCCTCCAGTGCTGGCTGTGCCGGTAAGAACATCCGGAGTAGAACCAGAACAAAGATTCTGGTCTGAAGATATCGTACCTGCAACCATAGGAGCAGTTATCCTGATCACTAATTTAGCTGACTCTTTATAACAGGCAGGTGTACCATCATTTCCATCTTCTACACGGAGTACGTATGTACCTGTGTCTGCCATAGTTGTAGCAGCTATTGTATACGGTGCATAGGTATTGCTTGGTGTGGTTACCGCAACACCATCTTTATACCAGGTATAATAGTAGTTTGGATTTGGCGGTATAGCTGTACCAGATACACTTAGAGCAGCACCCAGACAAATATTTGGATTCGAAACCGAGGTTGTAACTGATGTTGGTGGAATACAGTTTTTAATAGCTCCACAATTTACAACATACTGGGATTTGATATTGGTTACCCCATAAACAGTTGCATAACCAATATTAGTGATAAAATCAGCACAGGTATTTACTGTTGCATCAAAAGTACGTTCAATAATCGCATTGGCCAAAATCGGACCGGGAACTGTTGGCCAGGTAATTGTTGAACCTGTCAAAACTCCATTATCTGAAATATTCGTAACATTATTTAATTCCGCAGGTACAGGGTCTGTGATTACTAAATCAAATGCTGAATCAAAATGAGCTGTATAAGCTGAAAGTGCTTGCTGCGAACCTTTTGCGAAAATTCCGGCATAACCTGCTCCCAGTTCTGTAATTCCTGTTATTACTTTAAGAGGAGCTCCGGTAAAATCATTTATCCAGATATATAATTTGTCATCCTGCAACTCAGTTCTAACCTTTACCGAACTAAAGCTTCCGGGAAATGTCAGACCTGTAAACGCAGCTATAGGTGTATTGCTGCCATTTTGGTACAGTCTGATTTCTATAAAATTATTGCCATTAATATTAGGAGCGATCTCTAGTCTTAAACCTTTAAAATCAGCCAGTCCAGGTGTACCTGACTGGTAACGGTATAAAAAAGAGAAGGAACTTGAATTAGTAGGTGCTATAGTTGCTTCCATCCAACCGTTTACCCCATGTGCTTTTTTAGGTCCAAAAGCATAGCCATTGGCCCCTGGGGCATTGTTACCACCATTCTGGTCAAGAGAAATAACCGACCCGTTTAATTTAGGCATGGTTACCCCGGTACCTAATGTCTGCCAGTCTGTAAGTTGTGTGCCTGCTCCTGCCCATGAAGCTGTTGATCCGTCTTTATTTGTAAAAGTTAATTTATAATTGATAACATCTCCAACAACTGCAGAAGCCGTATTTGCTGATTTTACCAAAGAAGTCTCTTTAGGTGGTGTCGGAGGTACAGGATTGCAGGTAAGTTTTAAAATGACCGCAGAAGAATCTGGTGAATCCACATCTGACCAGATCCAGCCGGCATTGATAAACGTTTTTTCCGAGCACGGAGCCTTGGCTATTGTTCTATAGGATAAATTAGCTTTTTCCCCTGTAAGCATTGCAGGGATAGTCCATTTTACATATCCGGAAAATTTAGAATTCCCTGCTAAAGGTGTATAAGTAGCAGTAACACCAACAGCATTATCATCCGTAAACGCACTCCATTCCAGTTCGATAGGAATAGAGTCAGTCACCACTACATTGTATGTTTCACGTCCAGGAAGCGGACCATCACCAGCAATCCTTCTCCAGGTGTATCCATCAAATTCCTCAACCAAGACTTTTGAAAAATTCTTAACAGGTCCACCACAAGCATCTTTGCTGTAATTGTCAACCACTTCTGGTTCATATTTAGGTACTGAATTAAAGTTTGTGAAAGCCGGACTGATAGGAAAATAACTGTCCTCCTGTCCGTCATGGTCCGTGGTCCTTATGTTTGGATCGTAGGACCAATCATCTATTAATCTCGGCATTAACAACGTCGACGGATTGGATTTGAGTACCGTACGTATAATACTTGGCCCTACGACTCCTTTGTGTATTAGGTATTCACTATCCAGCTTATCATACACATGCATGGTAGGAGCTGTCAAAACGTTTGCAAATTGGGTTACGATTCGCTGGTTCCAGGCCCCTTTGGAATCCTGCCCCCATGGAATTTTCTGATATATAAATCTCATGGGATCAGAAGGAGGATTGTATCCGTATTTATCAAGATCATTTTGGTTGTCAACTCCTGCAGTCCAACCTGTCGGATTTGTTGCTGCATTGTATTCGCCAATTGCAGCAGGATCATTCATAAAATAAGAAACACGGTAATTTCCAAGATTTATATACGCCTCATGTGCGGTATGCCAGATTCTGTAAAACTGATAAAAACTCCTTTCGGCAAATCCGCTGGCTTGTGCATAGTTGGCATAGGAAACTACCACGCGAGGACGCCCTCCGTTCAGCCACAGATTTGAACCCGATTTATTTTCAAAATCCAATGTAAAGTTTACTACATCTCCTGGATTCATAACGCTTCTATCAGTAGTTTTTTTGATAGCCAGAACTCTGTCTTTCAAAAGATCAACACAGTTACGCTCCATCGTATACGTCGCGTTGTTCGGATATTCGTTGCTGGTCCAGGATGGTGCGTTCGATGCAGTAATAGTGCTTGTAAGACAAACCGTAGTAGCCATATCAATTGGCCTTACCCTTACCACAAATTTTCTGACACCCTTTGTTTGTTCAAGCCCACCGGTTTTGAAGCCAGGAACAGTTCCGATGTTCCATGTTATGGTAGATCCTGAAGCTGTTCCGCCACCACTCACAGAAACCACTTCATAGTTAGGGTCAAGAGTTGTTGTGATTACAACACCAGTCGCATCAATGGCTCCAAAATTTCGGTAGCTTACTTCATAATTCAGAATATCTCCTTCATATGCAAAGGTTTTATCTACATCCATATAAACCTTAACATTGGCACCCGCTTTCATATCTTCTGGTGAATGCAGGTTACCGGAGGCCGTTAACATTCCGAGTATCCTGAAAAAACCGTGAAAATATTTGGGGGTACTTCCTATATAACGTTCGTAGGGTGTCAATTTAGCTGAACCACTCTGGTCATCCCAGGCTAATTCACATTGTCTGTACAATTCAGCAGTCAAATCTAAATCACCTGAAGCAACTGCGGCAGGAGTTCCAGTTCCTGCCATCCAGTTTACACCATAATTTGCTAATACATTCCCATTTGGAAGATACTGCTGTTTTATTTGCGCTACTCCTTTCCAGTTTGGCTGACCTGGATCGGGAGAAGCTCCCAGTTTACTACAGAAAGCACTTTCTGAACTACTTGGAATAGAGCCCGGAAACTTCAGGAATTCCTTGTGCCTCAAAGCCATATCATATTCAAAGGTATTTCCTCCCGGCTCCACCTGATGTGTAACAGGATTCCAGGTTGAATCCGGATTACCATGCCAGACATAATTTAATATTGTCCGCCAGGAACACCTGAAATCTTCACCTGCAGCAAAAGGACCAAATGTTGTTACCGAACCATCATCGTTGACCGTATAGTTACCAGCACTTGCAATATATCCTTTGTCATACATTTGTTTTATTGTCCAGTCTGCAGAGGCCTCACACCGTTTACATTGACTGATCTGCCATTCTGTTCCTCCATTTTCTTCCAAAAACTTTGCAAATTGTCTAAAATACGCAGGTGCATTATAATCCACATATTTACTGGTTACCTGAATAGGATCTGGCTTGACCTTTGCCCAAGGGTATGCTGTATTAGCTGCAGAATACCGCCAATTGGTAAGTTCCCCCCAGGTATTACCACTTTTCAGATATCCATCAACACCTACGATCCCTGTTAAATAGCCTTTCATTCCTGCCTCTGCACCTAAAGGACTTACTGAATAATACAATGTATCAACCAGAAGTTTGATCATTTTCAATGCTTCATTTTTATAGCTGATCTCATTGCCGCAAGCATCAGTAATTCCCATATTATCTCCCCATTGCTTATGAGCCATTAAAAGTGCCATGGCAATATCCAAATCTCCATCAGCTGCAGAGTTGATAGTTGTAGAACTGATATTTGTATTTTCATCACATTCCCAGCCTGGGAAACCTGCTCCATATGTATAGGTAGGCCTTAGAGGAGCACAATCATAGTACTTTTTAACACCACTTAAGCGGTTGTCATGTACCCAAAGCCACAATCCGTCAAAAGTCTTTTTATCAGCAAAATGCGCCGCTGCAAGCATCGCATATCCATCACCTTCCGACACGAAAGTACCATACCCCTGAGGAACACTAGGATGGTTATAAACAATATAAGGAGTGGCATTGGCGCCTGTGCCCAGGGTTTTTCCCGGAACTTTCAGTGCTCTCCTCATCATAATAGTATAGGCCTCTCGCATAGCCTTTTCCATATCTGCATGTGTCACACCAACAGCATTGTTGGCTGCCAGAGTCTTACCTTCTTTGTACTCTAAGAACTGCGGAAACGGAAAAGCTGGATTATGCGTATTAATTTCTACATGAATGGTATCTCCGGGCCAGACCTGAGCATTAGCTGCTTTTGTAAAAACTAGAAATATAAAAATTGTACTTATTATGTAATTCAATGCATTGAATTGCCTATCCATGAATATTATCTTTTTGTTGCAAATTGCATTAAACCTATTTTGTTTATCCATCTATTTAAATTTACTCCTGTTTTCTATAAAAAAAATACAATTTTTTAATAAGAATACAACTCTACCGTGCCACGTAATACCCCAAAAAGGCCTAAAAGTAAACAGATCAAAGAAGCTAATTAGAAAGTTTTTTTTCAGGATTTGCAGAACTAAAGGAATGACAGGGATTCATGGAATTAAAGGATAGACAGGATTTGGTTGGCTGCAGCGGAAAGGTACCCATACACGCCTGGGGGAGTACTAATTTGAGAGAAGTTGTGACCTCGAAGAGGTCAAATGTTTATAGTAAAGACCAGAAAAATATCATACGCCCCTGTAAGGGTCGCACCAAGACAATGCCCAATTCTTAGTATTTAAATTAAAAGCTGTAACCCAATTTCAGGACAAGGCATATCCTTTAATCCGATGGATCCTAGTTCAGTCAATAATCCCTGCATCCCACGAATCCCAGTTCAGACAATTTCTCTGGCAGAAACATCTTTTAACAAAAATTCGTCCGCCCATTCTTTTAAGGCATCCATGATGGGAATCAAAGCTTTTCCTTTTGGGGTCAAAAAATATTCAACACGGGGTGGAATTTCTGGGTAAATCACTCTTTCAATCAAACCATCCTGTTCCAATTCCCTCAATTGAGTTGTAAGCATTTGTTTGCTGATATCCTTTAGCATCATATTTAGCTTCCCAAAACGATTGATATCGTTCATGATTAAGTATACAATTAGCATTTTCCACTTTCCCCCTATCACGTTTAAAGCAACAGTAACAGAGCAGTTTTCAACTTTTTTGAGTTTGGCATTATCCATAAAATACTGATTTACAATAAAAGTATGATTTCTATGACTATATCAGATTAATATAACTACTTACAATATAAGGACTAAAAAGTTAGAATTGCAATGTATATACTGACAAGGATCCGGAGTCAGGTCGAAAGTTCTTTACAACAAGGGGACAACCTTCCAATTCTAACACAGACTACTATGAAAAATTATGTAATAACCGGTTCGATAGGACATATCAGCAAACCAATTGCGGAGCACCTTATTGAAGCTGGCAAAAATGTAACGATCATCACCAGCGACGTCAATAAAGTAAACCAGATTGAAGCTCTTGGAGCTGAAGCGCTGATTGGTTCTCTTGAAGATAGCCAGTTTGTACAAGATGCCTTCAAGAATGCGGAGGTAGTGTATACCATGATTCCTCCGTTGATGAACACCAATGATCTGAGAGGAACTCAACTTAAAATTGCATCCAATTACGCTGAGTCTATTCGTGCGAATAAAATACCGTATGTGGTTACACTGAGCAGTATTGGAGCGCATATGGGAAATGGCTGCGGACCGGTAGATTCTTTGTCAGCCTATGAAAAGATGCTGGATCAGATACCTGGATTAAATGTAAAGCATCTCAGACCCTCCTACTTTTTCTATAATCTGTTTAATCAGATAGGTTTGATTAAAAATATGGGGATAGCAGGAGGAAATTTTGGAAACAGTAATTTGAGGCTTCCACTTGTGCATACCAATGATATTGCTGCAGCTGCAACAGAAGAACTGCTATATCTTAATTTCCAAGGTAGTTCATTTAGATATGTCGTGAGTGATTTCAGAACCACAGAAGAGATTGTACAAGTCCTGAGTAAGGCAATAGGAAAAAAGTTTTCATGGGTTGAATTTACAGACGATCAGCAGAAAGAAGGGCTATTGAATGCCGGTCTCTCTGTCAGTCATGCCGATGCCTTTACTGAAATGGGAATAGCAATGAGAACGGGTAAAATGTTTGAAGACCTCTACAAACACCACCCCACGCTTAGTCCAGCCAAGCTTGAAAACTTTGCAAGTGAATTTAGCCTTGCTTATAATGCTTTTTAAAGTTGAAAGTTAAAAGTTTAAAGCTTAAAGTTATATCACCCAATGGCCTGTTCTCCTGAACAGGCATTATTTTATTGTATTAAAACCTTTCAATATGATGAGCAACATTTCTCAAATGTTTCACAAGCTCATCATGAACAGAAACAAAGTATAATACTGAAAGCATATTTCTTTTGGTCATCCTGAGCTTGCGAAGGATCTGACAGTTATAAAAATGCTTTGCCAGTTTAATCTTTGCAGTACTTCTCTATCAAATCTTTGGTAATGAAATATCCTCCAAGCTCTTTTGCTACGTTTAAATCTGAACAAGCATTTACTAAATCATTCTTTTTTATGTAGTACAAAGCTCTGTTTTTATAAGCAAAGGAATTTCCAGGAAAGAGGCTCATTGATTTATTTATTAATAATATCCCCTCCTCATCCTCTATTGAGCATTAATTTAGAATAGGCTATATTATTCAGATTTACTGCCATCCATATTGAATCCTGAAACTTATAGGCATATTTTTCACCAATATCTATTGCCTCTTTATAATGACCTAATTCATTACTATAAAAACCATGTTTATAATCGGCCCAATAGAATTACTATCAATCTCACGCATTTTAAAAAAAAAATACATTGAGCTATCGTAATGGTTGAGGTTTGCATAAAATTCACCCATTGAAGAAAGATTGTACTGATCTTTAGGTCTTTCTTTCAACACATGATTAAAATGAATCTTTGCAGAGTCTGGTAGGTTTAGAATGCTGAAAAAATTCCCTTGTTAATGTATGGGCATTAATACAAACTGAATCGCAACTCTTGCTCAATCGAATAGTTTTAAAAGTTACTGCTTGTCCATTTATTAAATGATGCATGTGGACTTTCTTTTCCGTTTAATTCAAGAAGCTCCCAGAACAAATGCATGTGATTGGGCATTATAACATATGCATAAACTATTATTTTCTTCTTATCTACAAGCCAATTTAACTCTTCTAGAATTAATAATTTAAATTTATCCTCTTTTAAAAGATGTCTCCAATCCTTTATAGTATTTATCCAGTAGTAAACCTCATTGAAATCCATTCTGGAATTGCGAATTGTCTGTAAATAGGGGTTTTCCATAACTTTTGAAATATTAAAAGATTATATGTTAGCACCGATTGGCCTGTCGGGGGACTGGCCACGGTGAAGAAATTTACAAAGATTAAATGTTAGAGTGGTCTGTCAGGGGACAGGCCACGGTGAAGTGTTGTAATAAAAAAATAGAGGCTGCCCTTTTGAGGCAGCCTCTATTTTTGAAATCTATCTTGAATTTTGAATTTGTACGCTTTTATAAACGCAAGTCTATTGCTTGATTATTTTGTAATTGGACGAACTATTTTGTCCATCTATGGTCAGAAAATAAATCCCTGGGGCTAATTCTTTACCGATTGTTTCATTGTAGGCCCCTTTGCCCTGCTCTACCACTGCACCATGCAAGTCGGTGATTCTGAATCCGAATTCACCTGATTGTTTTATGTGCAGTCCTTCGTTGTTAAACGGATTAGGATAAATGTTGTCTTTATTCAGGCCTACTACATCTTCAATCCCTGTGACGATGGATTCCTTGAACTCAATGTAATTAAGGTTTACATAGTCAGTAGTCCCAATGGTAAGACGCATGATTTTTTGGCCTTCTGTTAATGGAACATTAGGTATGGTCACTGTTGTCCACGATTGCCAAGCTGTTGTGTTTGGAATGGCAATTGAAGCGGCGTTTGGCAGGTTTGTCCCATCCATAGCGACAGCTACTGTACGGCCAGCTCCCTCGCAAGCTACGCGAAGCGATACGTCGTAATTGGCTGATTTTGTCACATTTACTGTATATTCAGTCCATTCGCCTGCCGTAGCCCAACCAATATTGTATCCACCTCCCTCGTCCGTGCAGTTCTCAATGTCCACGTCCTCGTCTGTTCGGAAAGTGGCTCCACCTTGATTGCCCGAAGTGCCGTCAGAATATGCAAATGTATTCCCCCCCACATCATAGTTTTCTAGTTGTATGATGCCAGGAATGGGCCAAGCTGTACCTTTGTAAGGGCCTTGTGGCACGTTCACTTTGATCGTGATCACTGCTTCAGTGGTATTTCCGGAGTTGTCGGTAGCTACAGCCTTTATAGTATGTGTGCCAGCTGTTGCGTTGGTCCAACTAAAACTATATGGAGAAGAGTTGTCGGTCGTCAATAAGGTTGCACCATCATAAAATTTAACACTAGCTATAGATCCGTCCGCATCAGTGGCGGTTGCAGTAAGTGTGATTGCCGTGCCTTGAGTAAATGAGGCATTGTTTGCTGGAGAAGTGAATGCAACGGTTGGTGGGTTGCTGCCATTGCAGGCTGCAAACGGCGCTGGTGCAGGGCAACAAGAAAGGCTTGGTCTTGAGGCCATATATTGTTTTAACCAAGTCATGGCAGGACGATCTGTTAAGTCGGCATATTGAATTCCAGAGTCAGTACCACCTGAACCTTTTACGCCATTACCTGGAATCCATGTTGCACCTTGTACATAACCCCATAATGTAATACCAGCAACGTGAGGATGTTCCCAGGCAATTGTAAAAAACTCCTGATACTTAGTTCTTTGAGCAGCTTCATTTGGATCTGCAACAAGATCAAGTTCCGTAATGTGAAGTGGTAAATTCGTTTTATTCCATATCTCATCCAGACAAGCTTTAAAATTTGCCGCAGACAAATTAAGTTGTCCGTTCATACCATGAGCTTGCAGTCCGATACCATCAATCAAATTCTTTTTTCCGTCAGTAAGATTGGGAGCATTTTTAATTGCATTAGACATCTTTATATATTCTGCACGACAATTATTCCAGTTATGCTCTGTATTAAACTCGTTAATTAAAAGTGTAGCATTCGGAAAGTGTTTTCTTGCCAACTGAAAAGGCCATATTGCCCAACCGTAAGGATTATTTAAATCATTGGCGTTAGCTGCTTCCCTTTGATAGCCTAATGTTAATGCAGCTTTTAAGTTTGCAATTTCTCTATTAATGGGCGTATTAACTGGTTCATTCAATACATCAATAAAATTTAAACCACCCATAGGTTTATAATGGTCTTCAACAGCTTTATACCAATTTCTTATAGCCGTCTCAATTTGTGCTGCAGATGAATTTTTGAGATATCCTGGTGCTTGTGCGCCCCAAATTAAAGCATGAAACTTAAATAACCCCCCAGAATTTTTAGCAGTATTATAGGCCAAATCGGAATTAGAAAAATTATACTGGCCATTCCCTCTATCGCAACTTCCCCATTTGGAGCCATTTTCAGATGTGGTTTGGTTCCATAATGAAGTATAATTACTAGGTACACTGTAAGCGGTTATATTTCCCAAATATTTTCCCTTACATTTTCCCAACTGGGCATTGGCAGTATTCGTAAATATAACTTGCGACAAAAAAACGCCTGCCACATAAAACAACTTAAGTAGATTCTTTTTCATACTGTTGTGATTCAAAATGATTACAAAAATTTCCTATCTACAAACAAAGAGGTTAAAAGGTAATCACAAGGGGAGAAAAAAATATTACTTTTCCTTATTTTTTTTCATTTTTTCATAGAAACGCCTGATTTTTACCTACATCCCTACAAGTGTCTGAACCGGACGGAATCATTCTCCGTGGTCTACCCACTGACAGACCACAACTTTCCTTACCCCAAAATCCATTAAAATTAATGAGTTAAAATTTTTTATCTACTTCTATTTCATAAAAGTTAGCTAACGACCATTTATGATTTTCTGGAGTTATTACAAGAGTTCACATATACAGAGTGGCGGGAAAGGAGCAACAGTTTGAGCAACAGTATTCGTTTTTTTTCAAAAAGAATAAATTTTATCTATCTGGCAAACTCCTGATCGAAATTGCTAATATATTCTTAACTATCAGATCCTTCGCGAGACTCAGGATGACAAAGTATAACTATGCAGGTTTAAATAATAAGTATTTTAAAAGCCAGTTTGTCGAGAACTGGCTTTCTGTTTTAAGATATTTTCAAAGGTATCATTGTATGATCAGCTTTTCATTACTGGTAAAGCCTTCTGAAGTAACCTGAATCATATATACTCCGGATGTCATAGAACTAAGATCCAGTATGGTATCTGAATGGTAATTTTCTATAGAATATACCATTGTTCCTTTATCATTATAAACTCTTAGAAGATTTATGGTCTGGGAATCTTTAAGGCTGATCTTTACATTACCCGTTGTTGGATTCGGGAAGAATGTAAATCTTCTTTCTTTTATACTTTCAGTACCTGTTACCAGGTGCGTTTCAGCAGTTACAGGTCCTGCATAATCTGAACGGCTGGATGCGTTATAGGCATATACTCTGTACGTATAGCTTGTACCGGAATATAAGAACTTGTCAGTATACTCAGATGCGTTATATACAGTATCCAGAATTTCAAACTCCAGCGAGTTATTGGATTGTTTTTCAATAATAAACCCTGACTCATCTGTTGATTTATCTGTCCAGGTAAGCTTGATCTGGCTTGAGGAAAGAGCTGTTGCGACCAGATTTACA is drawn from Sporocytophaga myxococcoides and contains these coding sequences:
- a CDS encoding NmrA family NAD(P)-binding protein, which translates into the protein MKNYVITGSIGHISKPIAEHLIEAGKNVTIITSDVNKVNQIEALGAEALIGSLEDSQFVQDAFKNAEVVYTMIPPLMNTNDLRGTQLKIASNYAESIRANKIPYVVTLSSIGAHMGNGCGPVDSLSAYEKMLDQIPGLNVKHLRPSYFFYNLFNQIGLIKNMGIAGGNFGNSNLRLPLVHTNDIAAAATEELLYLNFQGSSFRYVVSDFRTTEEIVQVLSKAIGKKFSWVEFTDDQQKEGLLNAGLSVSHADAFTEMGIAMRTGKMFEDLYKHHPTLSPAKLENFASEFSLAYNAF
- a CDS encoding endo-1,4-beta-xylanase codes for the protein MKKNLLKLFYVAGVFLSQVIFTNTANAQLGKCKGKYLGNITAYSVPSNYTSLWNQTTSENGSKWGSCDRGNGQYNFSNSDLAYNTAKNSGGLFKFHALIWGAQAPGYLKNSSAAQIETAIRNWYKAVEDHYKPMGGLNFIDVLNEPVNTPINREIANLKAALTLGYQREAANANDLNNPYGWAIWPFQLARKHFPNATLLINEFNTEHNWNNCRAEYIKMSNAIKNAPNLTDGKKNLIDGIGLQAHGMNGQLNLSAANFKACLDEIWNKTNLPLHITELDLVADPNEAAQRTKYQEFFTIAWEHPHVAGITLWGYVQGATWIPGNGVKGSGGTDSGIQYADLTDRPAMTWLKQYMASRPSLSCCPAPAPFAACNGSNPPTVAFTSPANNASFTQGTAITLTATATDADGSIASVKFYDGATLLTTDNSSPYSFSWTNATAGTHTIKAVATDNSGNTTEAVITIKVNVPQGPYKGTAWPIPGIIQLENYDVGGNTFAYSDGTSGNQGGATFRTDEDVDIENCTDEGGGYNIGWATAGEWTEYTVNVTKSANYDVSLRVACEGAGRTVAVAMDGTNLPNAASIAIPNTTAWQSWTTVTIPNVPLTEGQKIMRLTIGTTDYVNLNYIEFKESIVTGIEDVVGLNKDNIYPNPFNNEGLHIKQSGEFGFRITDLHGAVVEQGKGAYNETIGKELAPGIYFLTIDGQNSSSNYKIIKQ
- a CDS encoding winged helix-turn-helix transcriptional regulator, with translation MDNAKLKKVENCSVTVALNVIGGKWKMLIVYLIMNDINRFGKLNMMLKDISKQMLTTQLRELEQDGLIERVIYPEIPPRVEYFLTPKGKALIPIMDALKEWADEFLLKDVSAREIV
- a CDS encoding glycosyl hydrolase family 8, yielding MDRQFNALNYIISTIFIFLVFTKAANAQVWPGDTIHVEINTHNPAFPFPQFLEYKEGKTLAANNAVGVTHADMEKAMREAYTIMMRRALKVPGKTLGTGANATPYIVYNHPSVPQGYGTFVSEGDGYAMLAAAHFADKKTFDGLWLWVHDNRLSGVKKYYDCAPLRPTYTYGAGFPGWECDENTNISSTTINSAADGDLDIAMALLMAHKQWGDNMGITDACGNEISYKNEALKMIKLLVDTLYYSVSPLGAEAGMKGYLTGIVGVDGYLKSGNTWGELTNWRYSAANTAYPWAKVKPDPIQVTSKYVDYNAPAYFRQFAKFLEENGGTEWQISQCKRCEASADWTIKQMYDKGYIASAGNYTVNDDGSVTTFGPFAAGEDFRCSWRTILNYVWHGNPDSTWNPVTHQVEPGGNTFEYDMALRHKEFLKFPGSIPSSSESAFCSKLGASPDPGQPNWKGVAQIKQQYLPNGNVLANYGVNWMAGTGTPAAVASGDLDLTAELYRQCELAWDDQSGSAKLTPYERYIGSTPKYFHGFFRILGMLTASGNLHSPEDMKAGANVKVYMDVDKTFAYEGDILNYEVSYRNFGAIDATGVVITTTLDPNYEVVSVSGGGTASGSTITWNIGTVPGFKTGGLEQTKGVRKFVVRVRPIDMATTVCLTSTITASNAPSWTSNEYPNNATYTMERNCVDLLKDRVLAIKKTTDRSVMNPGDVVNFTLDFENKSGSNLWLNGGRPRVVVSYANYAQASGFAERSFYQFYRIWHTAHEAYINLGNYRVSYFMNDPAAIGEYNAATNPTGWTAGVDNQNDLDKYGYNPPSDPMRFIYQKIPWGQDSKGAWNQRIVTQFANVLTAPTMHVYDKLDSEYLIHKGVVGPSIIRTVLKSNPSTLLMPRLIDDWSYDPNIRTTDHDGQEDSYFPISPAFTNFNSVPKYEPEVVDNYSKDACGGPVKNFSKVLVEEFDGYTWRRIAGDGPLPGRETYNVVVTDSIPIELEWSAFTDDNAVGVTATYTPLAGNSKFSGYVKWTIPAMLTGEKANLSYRTIAKAPCSEKTFINAGWIWSDVDSPDSSAVILKLTCNPVPPTPPKETSLVKSANTASAVVGDVINYKLTFTNKDGSTASWAGAGTQLTDWQTLGTGVTMPKLNGSVISLDQNGGNNAPGANGYAFGPKKAHGVNGWMEATIAPTNSSSFSFLYRYQSGTPGLADFKGLRLEIAPNINGNNFIEIRLYQNGSNTPIAAFTGLTFPGSFSSVKVRTELQDDKLYIWINDFTGAPLKVITGITELGAGYAGIFAKGSQQALSAYTAHFDSAFDLVITDPVPAELNNVTNISDNGVLTGSTITWPTVPGPILANAIIERTFDATVNTCADFITNIGYATVYGVTNIKSQYVVNCGAIKNCIPPTSVTTSVSNPNICLGAALSVSGTAIPPNPNYYYTWYKDGVAVTTPSNTYAPYTIAATTMADTGTYVLRVEDGNDGTPACYKESAKLVIRITAPMVAGTISSDQNLCSGSTPDVLTGTASTGGETVKNYKWQSSATNAGPWTDLGPYSTSAIDYAPGLLTTTTYYRRIDSSGYCPAVPTTSIAITVTPTTVAGIISSDQSICSGETPDPLTGTPSTGGVTVKYYKWQSSTTNGTTGPWTDLGTYSTTATGYAPGVLSSTTYYRRIDSSGYCLGVPTASVEIKVTPTVAASVVISTPSGTTCANAAVTFTAVETNGGTPTYQWYKGTIGSGIIIPSATGATYTTPASGAGAVSNGDSYYVEMTSSLTCAKPDPAVSNIIVMTVTNQVAPAVSVAVNPGNIICENTNVTFAATPGNGGSNPTYEWFVKKAIDLTPVSQGPASSAVDSDKFTINTLENGDRVFVKMVSNSDCASPSDAISPEIIITVKPTVIPEVLVTADKSSICPNESVTFTAVPTNGGFTPVYVWKNGNTTVGGSGATYTTNTLLPGNSITVTMTSSELCASPIADVSIPVNVDIKPVPAPAVSITADVLDVCEGNAVNFTATPTDGGPSPLYQWYIGTTKQGAATSSNTFTTSDLTVSTSSPGNTVKVELVSNEECASAIPVASNVITITVNPGIKPGKLSDDQTICHNTSAAILKEIAASDAVSAVYTWQQSETPTVDASWAPAIGTPSNGGKDFTPTATLTTTTYYRRRVDDASAPAPCNKAFTTPVKITVNPALAAGEIGGDQAICSGKVPDPFTSVNVPSGGAGSYTYQWQYTDAAHPTMTDISGAINATYSPGVLTSTTQFRRIETSGNCGSVSSNVITVTVAAPEVVTASINDPGQVCSGSATFTFMANASTTGTGTFSYKWYLGSGTTPVSTAQAYSYNPVSGDHGKSVKVVVSTSNTCNAGDATSNIVTLNIVDAEAAAVSIEANPNCAGLVSTFSIKSSSGTGSSPTYNWYVNNSTVPVATGTTFSSSTLVTGDQVWVGMTSNLACVIGPNFVESAKITMYIKPIPNPVINEGNQTICSPEKVTYTVPVSAGATYQWLRDGIVIPGATNPSYSATQSGLYTVIEDNGTCSQTSSGRNLTIIQTPVANAGADIYIKDGEIGQLNGTGGALYIWSPAKGLSDTTVSNPTFIADRTIVYTLTVADATNMCKSKDSVTVYVERPIRIPNAITVNGDGNNDTWEIENIESFPNAEFLIYNRWGNLVWKSTGYLKNWDGTNYKNGEVLPDGTYFYIINLNSQIYTEQYSGYVQVLK